One genomic segment of Rhizorhabdus phycosphaerae includes these proteins:
- a CDS encoding TetR/AcrR family transcriptional regulator has product MPKIVDHEARRRQVAEIAATLIAQRGIEGTKVRDIAALAGCSTSIVSHYFHSKHELLLSSYRLRMERTSSRIDEATMAGVPLQDILSAVLPLDEERMDSWRIWLAFWGLATTDESFLAEQRQRSREAVDLFHRAIISSGAVTEGDRSLLIAQALLSAAAGIATQAVYDPDRWSPDRQREILAQHIAGLLPPG; this is encoded by the coding sequence ATGCCCAAGATCGTCGATCACGAAGCGCGCCGTCGGCAGGTGGCGGAGATCGCTGCGACACTGATCGCACAGCGCGGCATCGAAGGCACCAAGGTCCGCGACATCGCCGCGCTTGCGGGGTGCAGTACCTCGATCGTGTCGCACTATTTTCACAGCAAGCACGAGTTGCTGCTGTCGTCCTACCGCTTGCGCATGGAACGGACCTCGTCACGCATCGACGAGGCGACCATGGCGGGCGTTCCGTTGCAGGACATATTGTCGGCGGTATTGCCGCTCGACGAAGAGCGGATGGACAGTTGGCGTATCTGGCTGGCCTTCTGGGGGCTTGCCACCACCGACGAATCCTTCCTTGCGGAGCAGCGCCAGCGCAGCCGCGAGGCGGTCGACCTGTTCCATCGGGCGATCATTTCCAGCGGTGCCGTGACCGAAGGCGACCGGTCGCTTCTGATTGCCCAGGCTTTGTTGAGTGCGGCGGCGGGTATCGCGACCCAGGCGGTCTATGATCCCGATCGATGGTCACCCGATCGTCAGCGAGAGATATTGGCCCAGCACATAGCGGGCCTCCTGCCGCCGGGCTGA
- a CDS encoding RidA family protein, with amino-acid sequence MDLKRISSGSRFEELAAYSRAVVDDLYIHVSGTVGPDPETGTMPEDAAEQARNIVRLLAGVLAAEGADFRHVVRNRVFLTDPADLMAVAAVLRETFGACPPANTTLINGIPAPGAKVEIEITARRPAA; translated from the coding sequence ATGGATCTGAAGCGAATTTCCTCGGGGTCGCGGTTCGAGGAACTCGCCGCCTATTCGCGCGCGGTGGTCGACGATCTTTATATTCATGTGTCTGGCACGGTCGGGCCCGATCCCGAGACCGGCACCATGCCAGAGGATGCAGCCGAGCAGGCCCGCAACATCGTCCGCCTGCTGGCCGGCGTCCTCGCGGCCGAGGGCGCGGACTTCCGCCATGTGGTGCGCAACCGCGTCTTCCTGACCGATCCCGCCGACCTGATGGCGGTCGCGGCGGTGTTGCGGGAGACCTTTGGCGCATGCCCCCCGGCGAACACCACCCTGATCAACGGCATCCCGGCACCTGGCGCCAAGGTCGAGATCGAAATCACCGCACGGCGCCCCGCCGCCTGA
- a CDS encoding sugar phosphate isomerase/epimerase family protein yields MTETAKRLPADPLLVATYFTLAGDVHPFAPSTVSPIPFATRAEAASRAGYRGIGLGAQDVLHLLATLGAREIRSIAAANGLELIELEVLVDWYAAGERRRASDQLRASLLAAAADLGAVHLKVGGDLANGDWPLDGVIEDFAGLCDDAARAGTGICIELFPGSSIADLKTGTAIVAGAARRNGGLLIDIWHMVRGGIDFAEIAAMDASHILHVEIDDADAVQQGSIIDDTIDRRRLCGEGDLPLPAFLQAIAETGYSGAWGVEILSVEQRARDPESAARCSFEAARRFFPRASAPGPDAIG; encoded by the coding sequence ATGACCGAGACAGCGAAGCGACTGCCGGCCGACCCGCTGCTGGTCGCCACCTATTTTACTTTGGCGGGCGACGTGCACCCTTTTGCTCCGAGCACCGTGAGCCCGATTCCCTTCGCCACCCGCGCCGAAGCCGCCAGCCGCGCCGGCTATCGCGGCATCGGGCTGGGGGCGCAGGACGTGCTGCATCTCCTGGCGACGCTCGGCGCCCGCGAGATCCGCAGCATCGCCGCGGCGAACGGTCTGGAACTGATCGAACTGGAAGTCCTCGTCGACTGGTATGCCGCCGGCGAGCGGCGACGGGCATCCGACCAGCTGCGGGCCTCGCTTCTCGCCGCCGCCGCCGACCTGGGCGCGGTGCATCTCAAGGTTGGCGGCGATCTCGCAAATGGCGATTGGCCGCTCGACGGGGTGATCGAGGACTTCGCCGGTCTTTGCGACGACGCGGCGCGTGCCGGAACCGGCATATGCATCGAGCTGTTTCCGGGCAGCTCGATCGCCGATCTGAAGACGGGCACCGCGATCGTCGCGGGCGCTGCGCGGCGCAACGGTGGCCTGCTGATCGACATCTGGCACATGGTGCGGGGCGGGATCGACTTTGCGGAGATCGCGGCGATGGACGCTTCCCACATCCTGCATGTCGAAATCGACGATGCCGACGCGGTGCAGCAGGGCTCGATCATCGACGATACGATCGACCGGCGCCGCCTGTGCGGGGAAGGCGACCTGCCGCTCCCGGCCTTTCTGCAGGCCATTGCGGAAACCGGCTATAGCGGCGCCTGGGGCGTCGAGATATTGTCGGTAGAACAGCGCGCCCGCGATCCGGAAAGCGCCGCTCGATGCTCCTTCGAGGCGGCAAGACGCTTCTTCCCGCGCGCCAGCGCCCCCGGCCCGGATGCCATCGGTTAA
- a CDS encoding FAD-dependent oxidoreductase produces MTISSDERAGQGVSRRVLLAGAGLAATAAALPTRAQAMAADGAWDQVADIVCIGSGAAGCSAAVTAASAGAKVILLEKMPFLGGTTGKSGGVAWICNHFGLRAQGVKDEKADAMAYMCRFSFPQLYDPTSPTLGLAEADYHLIEAFYDHGYKAIDHLQTVDAVRFKQFRLWGIDEPAPDYADHLPENKVPTGRALEPVTGSGSQGGGNLAMQLTDWLERNKVPVLTETRVTRIVMDDGRAVGVEAEANGKTLRIRARKAVIFGTGGYAHNLDLVGLHQTALYGSCAMPGSTGDFISIAGAAGAAMGTLDGAWRTQVLFEEVLESRELGVCAFFLPGDSMVLLNKYGRRVVNEKRCYNDRTRVHFAYDPVRDEYPNQLLFMLFDQRSLDRFGGAYPMPAKASESPYLVKGENWDALFTRLDAKLASFGGRSGGVRLDPGFAAAAGESIRRYDGFAKAGRDADFDRGAQLYDVQWHKLFSAAREGTPYGANPYPNLTMHPFAAEGPYYAFILAAGALDTNGGPRINHHAQVLSANGEPIPGLYGAGNCIAAPTRNAYYGAGGTIGPALTFGYIAANHALKGTI; encoded by the coding sequence CTTGCCGCCACAGCTGCGGCCCTGCCGACCAGGGCGCAGGCTATGGCTGCCGACGGAGCATGGGATCAGGTGGCAGACATCGTCTGCATCGGGAGCGGCGCCGCCGGCTGCAGCGCAGCCGTGACGGCGGCCTCCGCAGGCGCCAAGGTCATCCTGCTGGAGAAAATGCCTTTCCTCGGCGGTACCACCGGCAAATCCGGCGGCGTCGCCTGGATCTGCAACCACTTCGGCCTGCGCGCTCAGGGGGTGAAGGACGAGAAGGCCGATGCGATGGCCTATATGTGCCGCTTCTCCTTTCCGCAGCTCTACGATCCGACCAGCCCGACGCTGGGTCTGGCAGAGGCCGATTATCACCTGATCGAAGCCTTTTACGACCATGGCTACAAGGCGATCGACCATCTGCAGACGGTGGACGCGGTGCGCTTCAAGCAGTTCCGCCTGTGGGGCATCGACGAGCCGGCGCCCGACTATGCCGACCATCTGCCCGAGAACAAGGTTCCTACGGGCCGCGCACTGGAGCCTGTGACGGGCTCCGGAAGCCAGGGCGGCGGTAACCTGGCCATGCAACTGACCGACTGGCTCGAACGAAACAAGGTGCCGGTCCTCACCGAAACCCGTGTCACACGGATCGTCATGGACGACGGCCGAGCGGTCGGCGTCGAGGCGGAGGCCAATGGCAAGACGCTCCGGATACGCGCACGCAAGGCGGTCATCTTCGGCACCGGCGGCTATGCCCACAATCTCGACCTCGTCGGGCTGCACCAGACCGCGCTCTACGGTTCCTGCGCAATGCCGGGATCGACCGGCGACTTCATTTCCATCGCCGGGGCAGCGGGCGCCGCGATGGGCACGCTGGACGGCGCCTGGCGGACGCAGGTGCTGTTCGAAGAGGTGCTGGAAAGCCGCGAGCTCGGCGTATGCGCCTTCTTTCTCCCGGGTGACTCCATGGTGTTGCTCAACAAATATGGCCGCCGCGTGGTCAATGAGAAGCGCTGCTACAATGACCGGACGCGCGTCCATTTCGCTTATGATCCGGTTCGAGACGAATATCCCAACCAGCTTCTCTTCATGCTGTTCGACCAGCGTTCGCTGGATCGCTTCGGCGGCGCCTATCCGATGCCGGCGAAAGCGTCCGAAAGCCCCTATCTGGTAAAGGGCGAAAATTGGGACGCTCTGTTCACGCGGCTCGACGCGAAGCTGGCCTCGTTCGGCGGAAGGAGTGGCGGCGTCAGGCTGGATCCGGGCTTCGCAGCAGCGGCCGGCGAGAGCATCCGCCGCTATGACGGCTTCGCCAAGGCCGGTCGCGATGCCGATTTCGATCGCGGCGCGCAGCTCTACGACGTTCAGTGGCACAAGCTGTTCTCGGCGGCACGCGAAGGCACCCCATATGGCGCCAACCCCTATCCGAACCTCACCATGCATCCGTTCGCGGCTGAAGGCCCCTATTATGCCTTCATCCTCGCGGCAGGCGCGCTCGACACAAATGGCGGGCCGCGCATCAACCACCATGCGCAGGTGCTGTCCGCAAATGGTGAACCGATCCCGGGGCTGTACGGCGCAGGCAACTGCATCGCGGCGCCAACCCGCAACGCCTATTATGGCGCCGGCGGCACGATCGGCCCGGCGCTGACCTTCGGTTACATTGCCGCCAACCACGCGTTGAAGGGGACGATCTGA
- a CDS encoding pyridoxal phosphate-dependent aminotransferase, with amino-acid sequence MTKLASRITGTSKKSYGMYEQALRLDADDLIHLELGRPVHDTPAVIKEAAITALCEGHVHYGDMMGERALRSALSVKLRDFNAIDASPDEILVTNGLTQGSFAAFMALVNPGDEVILLDPYYPQHVGKIELAGGRVVTVPLDADNGFAIRADWIDAAITPATRMIVLVNPANPTGRVYTRAELEALADVAIRHDLIVVSDEVYEYITFGARHVSIASLPGMRERTVSLFAFTKAYAMDGWRLGYAVAAPEIVAGLVKISTSAVTHVNSFIQFGALAAVTDGAAEMQAMVDDDRRKRDLVVSRLNQMPQVRCAEPQGTIYAFPDISATGIPAQQLAERLLHEAHVVVEAGSFYGTAGEGHLRICFGSEPEDRITEALDRLGHFFNAL; translated from the coding sequence ATGACCAAGCTGGCCAGCCGGATCACCGGGACCTCGAAGAAGAGCTACGGCATGTACGAACAGGCGCTGCGCCTGGACGCCGACGACCTCATCCATCTGGAACTCGGCAGGCCGGTGCACGACACCCCCGCCGTGATCAAGGAGGCGGCGATCACGGCGCTGTGCGAGGGCCATGTCCATTATGGCGACATGATGGGAGAGCGGGCGCTTCGCTCGGCGCTGTCCGTGAAGCTGCGCGACTTCAATGCGATAGATGCATCGCCCGACGAGATCCTGGTCACCAACGGCCTGACGCAGGGCTCTTTCGCGGCCTTCATGGCGCTGGTGAACCCCGGCGACGAAGTCATCCTGCTCGATCCTTATTATCCCCAGCATGTCGGCAAGATCGAGCTGGCAGGAGGGCGCGTGGTGACCGTGCCGCTCGACGCCGATAACGGCTTCGCGATCCGCGCCGACTGGATCGATGCTGCCATCACCCCGGCGACGCGGATGATCGTGCTGGTCAATCCCGCCAATCCGACCGGGCGCGTCTATACGCGTGCGGAGCTCGAGGCGCTTGCCGATGTGGCGATCCGGCACGACCTGATCGTCGTCTCGGACGAGGTCTATGAATATATCACCTTCGGCGCTCGCCACGTCAGCATCGCGTCGCTGCCGGGCATGCGCGAGCGAACGGTCTCGCTGTTCGCCTTTACCAAGGCCTATGCGATGGACGGGTGGCGGCTCGGCTATGCCGTCGCAGCCCCCGAGATCGTGGCGGGACTGGTCAAGATCTCGACCAGCGCCGTCACCCATGTGAACAGCTTCATCCAGTTCGGCGCACTGGCGGCCGTTACCGATGGGGCGGCCGAGATGCAGGCGATGGTAGACGACGACCGCCGGAAGCGCGATCTGGTCGTCAGCCGCCTCAATCAGATGCCGCAGGTCCGCTGCGCCGAGCCGCAGGGCACGATCTATGCTTTCCCGGATATCAGCGCGACCGGCATTCCCGCGCAGCAGCTCGCCGAGCGTCTCCTCCATGAGGCGCATGTCGTGGTCGAAGCGGGCAGCTTCTATGGCACCGCCGGCGAAGGCCATCTCAGGATCTGCTTCGGTTCCGAGCCGGAAGACCGCATCACAGAGGCGCTCGATCGCCTCGGGCACTTCTTCAACGCGCTCTGA
- a CDS encoding glycosyltransferase yields the protein MQSQVFHDPTGRRAFLVRWTFRAASVALLLAALILGVALFTFDQRAAPALPDFRSTGAPFVMPAASRDSAAGSWLPERPRAVPTAMRRPERTGFYMPWDAASRQSLAAHAGELDYVAAGLATVTGAGHRWRHESDPHLHQVLGRQTRQKLLLMVQNVGIETGWDGRNSARLFADRRARATLIDRIERAALADDARGVVLDFENLPPTAHDAYRRFLGEARRRLAARGLLLTIAAPVGDEAWDLGRYAPLVDRLFLMAYDEHWPEGEPGPIASQPWFARVVGDAVRAVGADKATIAIGNYGYDWGAGVAEPITVAQAWERAAAAGVLPRFDPVTGNSHIVYRKDGVVHQLWLLDALSAWNNLQTARQLGAGGIALWRLGSEDPGFWSALGTPSGQVPPVQAIANREDVQLLGEGEILRLARSAQPGRRDIALDTSGLIRSARYAALPSHHVVQRAGLQPRLVALTFDDGPDPRWTPQILDVLKREGVPATFFVTGANALGEAALLRRIVAEGSELGNHSTTHPDLDRLPEAAIRFEINTTQRLVESYTGRSMRLFRAPYLGDAEPNTSAELHASTVAAEMGYLSIGLNVDPLDWTATTADTIVRRTVEQVASGKGRRATQIVLLHDSGGDRSATVEALPGIIRALRARGYSFVTVSRLAGLDRDAAMPPLAGTREAAAQGARTLFGIVAWAGKALGLLFTVAIALGIGRALLLTLLAWLQSRRAAPPCPPAHLVPAFVSVLIPAYNEEKVIEASVRRVLASTGPRIEVIVIDDGSADRTARIVTDAFGMDPRVTLLTLPNGGKARALNEGLRIARGEVVIALDADTQFEPDTIARLVRWFADPAVGAVAGNAKIGNRVNLVTRWQALEYVTAQNLERRALAALGAVTVVPGAVGAWRRTALDVVGGYPHDTLAEDQDLTIAVQRAGWTVACDVDAIAWTEAPDSFRALFRQRYRWAFGTLQCLWKHRGIFLSGRPRGLALVGLPQAWLFQIGLGLVSPLIDLALLVSIADTALRTSNRGFAMMQTDLRTMLGFWLAFAAIDAASAWFAYRLDGREGRLPLLRLLAQRFGYRQLLYAVVLKAVLSALRGPRVAWGKLDRSGVIQIPFQRGAAPAARMHIAAPLDEAA from the coding sequence GTGCAATCTCAGGTCTTTCATGATCCGACCGGCAGACGGGCGTTTCTCGTCCGCTGGACGTTTCGCGCAGCTTCGGTCGCGCTGCTGCTGGCCGCACTGATTCTGGGCGTGGCGCTGTTCACCTTCGACCAGCGTGCGGCCCCCGCCCTTCCCGACTTTCGATCGACGGGCGCGCCCTTCGTCATGCCGGCCGCGTCCCGCGACTCTGCCGCCGGATCCTGGCTCCCGGAACGCCCGCGGGCGGTGCCGACCGCCATGCGACGCCCGGAACGCACGGGCTTCTACATGCCTTGGGATGCGGCGAGTCGGCAGTCGCTCGCCGCGCATGCCGGCGAGCTCGATTATGTCGCCGCCGGTCTCGCCACGGTCACGGGTGCCGGTCACCGATGGCGGCATGAAAGCGACCCGCACCTGCACCAGGTGCTCGGCCGGCAGACGCGGCAGAAGCTGCTGCTCATGGTGCAGAATGTCGGCATCGAGACCGGATGGGATGGCCGCAACAGCGCGCGCCTGTTCGCCGACCGCAGGGCGCGCGCGACGCTGATCGACAGGATCGAGCGGGCGGCACTTGCCGACGATGCGCGCGGAGTCGTGCTGGACTTCGAAAACCTTCCTCCCACCGCGCATGATGCCTATCGGCGCTTCCTCGGCGAGGCACGGCGAAGGCTCGCTGCGCGAGGGCTGCTGCTGACGATCGCCGCCCCCGTCGGCGACGAAGCGTGGGACTTGGGCCGCTATGCGCCGCTGGTCGATCGCCTGTTCCTGATGGCCTATGACGAGCATTGGCCCGAAGGCGAGCCAGGCCCCATCGCGTCACAGCCCTGGTTCGCCCGCGTCGTGGGCGATGCGGTCAGGGCGGTCGGCGCGGACAAGGCGACCATCGCGATCGGCAATTACGGCTATGACTGGGGTGCCGGGGTCGCCGAACCGATAACCGTCGCCCAGGCGTGGGAACGCGCCGCAGCGGCCGGCGTACTGCCCCGCTTCGATCCCGTGACCGGCAACAGCCACATCGTCTACCGGAAGGACGGCGTCGTTCACCAATTGTGGTTGCTCGACGCCCTGAGCGCCTGGAACAACCTGCAGACCGCGCGACAGCTCGGCGCAGGCGGTATCGCCCTCTGGCGTCTCGGCAGCGAAGATCCCGGCTTCTGGAGCGCCCTGGGGACGCCGTCAGGACAGGTCCCGCCCGTGCAGGCCATCGCCAATCGCGAGGATGTCCAGTTGCTGGGAGAGGGCGAGATCCTGCGCCTGGCCAGGAGCGCGCAGCCTGGGCGGCGCGACATCGCGCTCGACACGAGCGGCCTGATCCGGAGCGCCCGCTATGCCGCCCTTCCATCGCATCATGTCGTGCAACGGGCCGGGCTGCAGCCCCGGCTCGTCGCGCTGACCTTCGACGACGGACCCGACCCCCGCTGGACGCCGCAGATCCTCGACGTCCTCAAGCGCGAGGGCGTCCCGGCGACCTTCTTCGTGACCGGCGCCAACGCGCTTGGCGAGGCCGCGCTGCTGCGCCGGATCGTGGCCGAGGGGTCCGAGCTGGGCAACCACTCGACGACCCATCCCGATCTCGACCGTCTTCCCGAAGCTGCGATCCGCTTCGAGATCAATACGACCCAGCGGCTCGTGGAAAGCTATACCGGCCGATCCATGCGCCTGTTCCGCGCGCCTTATCTCGGGGACGCCGAACCGAACACCTCGGCCGAGCTCCACGCCTCCACGGTCGCTGCGGAAATGGGCTATCTGTCGATCGGCCTGAACGTCGACCCGCTCGACTGGACCGCGACGACAGCCGACACCATCGTGCGCCGCACCGTCGAGCAGGTCGCCTCCGGCAAGGGCCGGCGGGCCACCCAGATCGTCCTCCTCCACGATTCGGGTGGAGACCGCAGCGCGACGGTCGAAGCGCTGCCCGGCATCATCCGCGCGCTGCGGGCACGCGGTTATTCCTTCGTCACGGTCTCGCGACTTGCCGGGCTCGATCGGGACGCGGCGATGCCCCCGCTCGCCGGGACTCGCGAAGCCGCGGCGCAAGGCGCGCGCACGCTGTTCGGGATCGTGGCCTGGGCCGGAAAGGCGCTTGGCCTGCTCTTTACCGTCGCGATCGCCCTCGGCATCGGACGCGCGCTGCTTCTCACCCTGCTCGCCTGGCTGCAGTCGCGCCGCGCGGCGCCCCCCTGCCCGCCGGCCCATCTCGTCCCCGCCTTCGTGTCGGTCCTGATCCCCGCCTATAATGAGGAAAAAGTTATCGAGGCGTCGGTGCGCCGTGTTCTCGCAAGCACCGGCCCCCGCATCGAGGTCATCGTGATCGACGACGGTTCGGCCGATCGGACCGCTCGCATCGTCACCGACGCCTTCGGCATGGATCCCCGCGTCACGCTGCTGACCCTGCCGAACGGAGGCAAGGCACGCGCCCTGAACGAGGGACTTCGCATCGCCCGGGGTGAGGTCGTGATCGCGCTCGACGCCGACACCCAGTTCGAACCCGATACCATCGCGCGGCTCGTCCGCTGGTTCGCCGATCCGGCGGTAGGCGCGGTCGCGGGAAATGCGAAGATCGGCAATCGCGTCAACCTCGTCACCCGCTGGCAGGCGCTCGAATATGTGACGGCCCAGAATCTGGAGCGTCGCGCGCTCGCGGCCCTCGGAGCCGTGACCGTCGTGCCCGGCGCTGTCGGCGCGTGGCGGCGCACCGCCCTCGACGTGGTCGGCGGTTATCCGCACGACACCCTGGCCGAGGACCAAGATCTGACGATCGCGGTCCAGCGCGCCGGCTGGACCGTGGCCTGCGATGTCGACGCCATCGCCTGGACCGAGGCGCCCGACAGCTTTCGCGCGCTGTTCCGCCAGCGCTATCGCTGGGCTTTCGGCACGCTGCAATGCCTGTGGAAGCATCGCGGCATATTCCTGAGCGGGCGTCCGCGCGGCCTCGCCCTGGTCGGTCTGCCGCAAGCCTGGCTGTTCCAGATCGGCCTGGGTCTGGTTTCTCCGCTGATCGACCTCGCCCTGCTCGTCAGCATCGCCGACACGGCGCTGCGCACGTCCAATCGCGGCTTCGCCATGATGCAAACCGACCTTCGTACGATGCTGGGCTTCTGGCTCGCCTTCGCCGCGATCGACGCAGCCAGCGCCTGGTTCGCGTACCGGCTCGACGGGCGGGAAGGACGACTGCCGCTGCTGCGCCTGCTCGCCCAGCGCTTCGGCTATCGGCAGCTTCTCTACGCGGTGGTGCTCAAGGCCGTCCTGTCGGCGCTGCGCGGCCCCCGGGTGGCCTGGGGCAAGCTCGATCGCAGCGGCGTCATCCAGATTCCGTTTCAGCGTGGCGCAGCGCCTGCGGCCAGGATGCATATCGCCGCTCCGCTCGACGAGGCCGCCTGA
- a CDS encoding cold-shock protein encodes MITGTVKFFNIDKGYGFIAPEDGSGDAFVHISAVERAGMHTLDRDQRVSYELETNNRGKTSAVNLQAA; translated from the coding sequence ATGATCACCGGTACCGTCAAATTCTTCAACATCGACAAGGGCTATGGCTTCATCGCGCCGGAAGACGGCAGCGGCGACGCTTTCGTCCATATTTCGGCCGTCGAGCGGGCTGGCATGCACACTCTCGATCGTGATCAGCGCGTCTCCTACGAGCTGGAAACGAACAATCGCGGCAAGACGAGCGCCGTGAACCTTCAGGCGGCGTGA
- a CDS encoding bile acid:sodium symporter family protein: MTDIMTIAEQYLLPAALWLVMFSMGVGLMPRDFARIVENSRAFLVGVGSMLLLVPLFGTALAIGFAPTPALMMGFILLATCPGGILSNLLTDLARGNVALSVSMSLFVSVVYIFTLPFITYFGLDFVFGEGQSITIPVGESISKILTITVFPVATGMLCRKLLPAFALRIEPLVKTLSTSVLVVVFGMIVVQQWETLKQSFGIVLAIVLAMNICNLGIAFLACHLARIGRRERIAIGMEHIVRQEATAIFVAVTLLDRNDMSLPMIINTFIGMAVGIPFVTWLRARSARLGAADDAVLPDAINRS, from the coding sequence ATGACGGACATCATGACGATCGCCGAGCAGTATCTCCTGCCCGCGGCCCTCTGGCTGGTGATGTTCTCCATGGGTGTCGGGCTGATGCCGCGCGATTTCGCCCGGATCGTCGAGAATAGTCGCGCCTTCCTGGTGGGTGTGGGAAGCATGTTGCTGCTCGTGCCGCTGTTCGGCACGGCGCTCGCCATCGGCTTCGCCCCGACACCTGCGCTGATGATGGGCTTCATCCTGCTCGCCACCTGCCCTGGCGGCATATTGTCGAACCTGCTGACCGATCTCGCCCGGGGCAATGTGGCGCTCTCGGTTTCGATGAGCCTGTTCGTCAGCGTGGTCTATATCTTCACCCTGCCGTTCATCACCTATTTCGGCCTCGACTTCGTTTTCGGCGAGGGCCAGTCGATCACGATTCCCGTCGGGGAGTCGATCAGTAAGATCCTGACGATAACCGTTTTCCCTGTTGCGACGGGGATGCTGTGCCGAAAGCTCCTGCCGGCCTTCGCCCTGCGGATCGAGCCCCTCGTCAAGACGCTGTCGACCAGCGTGCTCGTCGTCGTGTTCGGCATGATCGTCGTGCAGCAGTGGGAGACGCTGAAGCAATCCTTCGGCATCGTCCTCGCGATCGTCCTGGCGATGAACATCTGCAATCTGGGGATCGCCTTCCTCGCCTGCCATCTGGCCCGCATCGGCCGCCGCGAGCGCATCGCGATCGGGATGGAACATATCGTCCGTCAGGAGGCGACCGCGATCTTCGTGGCGGTCACGCTGCTCGACCGCAACGACATGTCGCTGCCGATGATCATCAACACCTTCATCGGCATGGCGGTGGGCATTCCTTTCGTCACATGGCTGCGCGCGCGTTCGGCACGGCTTGGCGCGGCCGACGATGCAGTTCTTCCCGATGCCATCAACCGGAGCTGA